From the Bdellovibrio reynosensis genome, one window contains:
- the fabG gene encoding 3-oxoacyl-[acyl-carrier-protein] reductase: MSGKSLQGKKIVVTGGSRGIGASIVKLLADEGAQVAFTYSSREEAAQQVAHQLSGEGHFYIKMDIANEESVNEAVDHILEKWPEVDGVVNNAGITKDQLLLRMKAEDFDSVINTNLRGTFLVTKAFTKPMMKARKGSIVNITSIIGETGNAGQANYAASKAGTIAFAKSVALELASRNVRVNNVAPGFIATEMTDILSEDVKGKMMERIPLNKIGEGSDVAQAVRFLLSDESKYITGHTLDVNGGMHMN, encoded by the coding sequence ATGAGCGGAAAATCGCTTCAAGGTAAGAAAATCGTAGTAACTGGTGGCAGCCGTGGAATCGGTGCCTCTATCGTGAAGCTTTTGGCTGACGAAGGCGCTCAGGTTGCATTTACCTATTCTTCACGCGAAGAAGCCGCACAACAAGTGGCACATCAACTTTCTGGCGAAGGACATTTTTATATTAAAATGGACATCGCAAACGAGGAATCGGTCAACGAAGCCGTAGATCACATCCTTGAAAAATGGCCTGAAGTAGACGGAGTTGTGAACAACGCCGGCATCACTAAAGACCAACTATTACTTCGCATGAAAGCGGAAGACTTTGATTCCGTTATTAATACAAACTTACGCGGAACCTTTTTAGTAACAAAAGCTTTCACAAAACCAATGATGAAAGCGCGCAAAGGGTCCATCGTTAATATCACTTCTATCATCGGTGAAACTGGCAATGCAGGACAAGCAAACTACGCAGCTTCTAAAGCTGGTACGATTGCCTTTGCAAAATCGGTGGCATTGGAATTGGCGTCTCGCAATGTTCGCGTGAACAACGTGGCTCCAGGCTTTATCGCGACAGAAATGACAGATATTCTTTCTGAAGATGTTAAAGGCAAAATGATGGAACGTATTCCGCTTAACAAAATCGGTGAAGGCAGCGACGTTGCTCAAGCAGTCAGATTTTTGCTAAGTGATGAATCAAAATATATCACTGGTCACACATTAGATGTGAACGGTGGTATGCATATGAACTAG
- the acpP gene encoding acyl carrier protein, translating into MAIHPKVKDIIVEQLGVDPDKVKPEASFIDDLGADSLDIVELVMAMEEEFDLEIPDEDAEKLKTVQDVASYLEKKGKA; encoded by the coding sequence ATGGCAATTCATCCAAAAGTAAAAGATATCATTGTTGAGCAATTAGGCGTAGATCCAGATAAAGTTAAGCCTGAAGCTTCTTTTATCGACGATCTTGGCGCTGACAGCTTGGATATCGTTGAACTTGTGATGGCAATGGAAGAAGAATTCGATCTTGAAATTCCTGATGAAGACGCTGAAAAGCTAAAAACAGTTCAAGACGTAGCTTCTTACCTTGAGAAAAAAGGAAAAGCTTAA
- the fabF gene encoding beta-ketoacyl-ACP synthase II → MTSRFERPSKPQRRVVVTGVGAVTPLGNTIEDSWANAIAGKSGIAPITRFDTTGFDVTFAGEVKGFNPDLYVEKKEQKKMDTFIHYAIAASKMAVEMAKLELTPEVKAQAGVIIGVGIGGLQIIEESTLKVKEKGPGRISPFFIPAVITNLAAGQVSIELGFQGPNYSVTSACASGVHSIGDAVRYIRDGNTDVMLAGGSESTICKLAVGGFAAMRALSTRNDAPEKASRPWDKDRDGFVLAEGAAVLCIESLEHAEKRGAKILCEITGYGVSSDAYHMTSPAPEGAGGYKAMSEALKDSGLKASDIQYVNAHGTSTPMGDGLESSAIKRLMGDHAKDVWVSSTKSMMGHALGAAGAIESAFCVMAIRDQIVPPTINLDNPSEDCDLDYVPHEARRGNINNVLNNSFGFGGTNASMIFSKYQGK, encoded by the coding sequence ATGACCTCCCGATTTGAACGTCCATCTAAACCGCAAAGAAGAGTAGTCGTTACCGGCGTTGGCGCAGTGACTCCCCTTGGTAATACCATTGAGGACAGCTGGGCTAATGCAATTGCAGGTAAATCTGGTATTGCACCGATCACCCGCTTTGATACGACAGGCTTTGATGTGACTTTTGCTGGTGAAGTGAAAGGATTTAATCCTGATCTTTACGTTGAGAAAAAAGAGCAAAAGAAGATGGATACATTCATTCACTACGCGATTGCAGCTTCTAAAATGGCCGTGGAAATGGCGAAATTAGAACTGACTCCGGAAGTGAAAGCTCAAGCGGGAGTGATTATCGGTGTGGGTATCGGTGGTCTTCAAATCATCGAAGAATCCACACTGAAAGTGAAGGAGAAAGGTCCTGGTCGCATCAGCCCTTTCTTCATCCCTGCAGTTATCACAAACTTAGCAGCAGGCCAGGTTTCCATTGAGTTGGGTTTTCAAGGACCAAACTACTCTGTGACATCGGCTTGTGCTTCGGGTGTACATTCTATCGGTGATGCTGTTCGCTATATTCGCGATGGCAACACAGATGTGATGTTGGCCGGTGGTTCTGAAAGCACCATCTGTAAACTTGCAGTCGGTGGTTTTGCTGCGATGAGAGCTTTATCAACTCGCAATGATGCCCCTGAAAAAGCCAGCCGTCCTTGGGATAAAGACCGTGATGGTTTTGTTCTTGCGGAAGGTGCTGCCGTTCTTTGTATTGAATCTTTAGAGCACGCTGAAAAACGCGGCGCTAAAATTTTGTGTGAAATCACTGGTTACGGTGTTTCATCGGATGCTTACCACATGACTTCACCAGCTCCAGAAGGCGCTGGTGGTTACAAAGCCATGTCGGAAGCACTTAAAGATTCAGGCTTAAAAGCTTCAGACATTCAATACGTAAATGCTCACGGAACAAGTACACCGATGGGTGATGGTTTGGAATCTTCAGCGATCAAACGCTTGATGGGTGACCATGCTAAAGACGTTTGGGTTTCTTCTACGAAATCAATGATGGGCCACGCACTGGGTGCGGCTGGTGCCATTGAATCTGCTTTCTGTGTGATGGCGATTCGCGATCAAATCGTACCTCCGACAATCAACTTGGATAATCCAAGTGAGGATTGCGATCTTGATTATGTTCCACACGAAGCTCGTCGTGGAAACATTAACAATGTTCTAAATAATAGCTTTGGCTTCGGTGGCACAAACGCCTCGATGATCTTCTCAAAGTATCAAGGGAAATAA
- a CDS encoding RpiB/LacA/LacB family sugar-phosphate isomerase, with translation MVVYTGCDHAGLDLKLKVMAAFPDLQWKDMGTYSGDSVDYPDYADKVCKHVVEAELSNQKNNIEDSINGPAIGILICGSGQGMAIRANRNPQVRAALCWNEDIAKLCREHNNANILVLSARFTAPDLAVKMVKSFLEGRFEGGRHQKRVAKLSAPC, from the coding sequence ATGGTTGTATATACGGGCTGTGATCACGCTGGGTTGGATTTAAAACTTAAAGTGATGGCGGCCTTCCCTGATCTTCAATGGAAGGACATGGGAACGTATAGCGGCGATTCTGTTGATTACCCTGATTATGCCGACAAGGTCTGCAAACACGTTGTCGAAGCAGAACTTTCAAATCAAAAAAACAATATCGAAGATTCTATCAATGGTCCTGCTATTGGTATTCTGATCTGCGGATCAGGCCAAGGTATGGCTATTCGGGCAAATCGCAATCCTCAGGTGCGTGCAGCACTTTGTTGGAATGAGGATATTGCTAAGCTTTGTCGTGAACATAATAATGCTAATATACTTGTTCTTAGTGCGCGATTCACGGCTCCGGATTTGGCTGTGAAGATGGTTAAGTCTTTCCTTGAAGGCCGCTTCGAAGGCGGACGTCATCAGAAACGGGTCGCTAAATTGTCGGCTCCTTGCTAG
- the glyA gene encoding serine hydroxymethyltransferase, whose amino-acid sequence MHSISLPLAEVDSEVSAAINKEAERQELGLEMIASENYTSRAVMEAQGSILTNKYAEGYPGKRYYGGCVNVDTVESLAIDRAKKLFGINYVNVQPHSGSQANMGVYLAACKSGDTILGMDLSHGGHLTHGSPVNFSGMLFKAASYKLDPETGRINYDTIRATAKETQPKLIIAGYSAYPRTLDFAKFKEIADEVGAQLLVDMAHFAGLVATGHHPSPVPYADYVTTTTHKTLRGPRGGIIMTNSEEKAKIINSRIFPGIQGGPLEHVIAGKAVAFGEALKPEFKKYSEHVIQNAQALAEGMLSEGFKLVTGGTDNHLILVDLSDREITGKLAENSLDEAGITVNKNTVPNEKRSPFVTSGVRIGTPALTTRGMGTKEMKQISKWIAQVLNNPEDVGLKNRIHEDVKALCKQFPLY is encoded by the coding sequence ATGCATTCCATCTCGTTGCCTCTTGCTGAAGTAGATTCTGAAGTTTCTGCGGCTATTAATAAAGAAGCTGAACGTCAGGAGCTTGGTCTAGAGATGATTGCTTCTGAGAATTATACTTCTCGTGCTGTTATGGAAGCGCAAGGGTCTATTCTTACCAACAAGTATGCTGAGGGTTATCCTGGCAAACGTTATTATGGTGGTTGTGTTAACGTTGATACAGTTGAATCACTTGCTATTGATCGCGCTAAAAAACTTTTTGGAATCAACTACGTAAACGTACAACCTCACTCTGGTTCTCAAGCTAATATGGGTGTTTATCTTGCGGCTTGTAAGTCGGGTGACACTATTCTTGGTATGGATCTTTCTCACGGCGGGCATTTGACTCATGGATCGCCTGTGAATTTCAGTGGCATGCTTTTCAAAGCGGCTTCTTACAAATTGGATCCTGAAACTGGTCGAATTAATTACGATACTATTCGTGCTACTGCGAAAGAAACTCAGCCGAAACTTATCATTGCTGGTTATAGCGCTTATCCGCGCACTTTGGATTTTGCTAAATTTAAAGAAATCGCTGATGAAGTTGGTGCGCAGCTGCTAGTCGATATGGCTCACTTTGCGGGGCTTGTGGCTACGGGGCACCACCCGTCTCCGGTTCCTTATGCTGATTATGTAACAACGACAACTCATAAAACTTTGCGTGGTCCGCGTGGTGGCATCATCATGACTAACTCTGAGGAAAAAGCGAAGATCATCAACTCACGCATTTTCCCGGGCATCCAAGGTGGACCTCTTGAGCATGTGATTGCTGGTAAAGCGGTTGCGTTCGGTGAAGCATTAAAACCTGAATTCAAAAAGTATAGCGAACATGTGATTCAAAATGCGCAAGCTTTGGCGGAAGGAATGCTTTCTGAAGGGTTTAAACTTGTGACAGGTGGTACAGACAATCACTTGATCTTGGTTGATTTAAGCGACCGGGAGATCACTGGTAAACTTGCGGAAAATTCTTTGGATGAAGCCGGCATCACCGTTAATAAAAACACTGTGCCAAATGAAAAACGTTCTCCGTTTGTCACAAGTGGTGTTCGTATCGGGACACCGGCATTAACAACTCGTGGAATGGGCACAAAAGAAATGAAGCAAATCTCGAAGTGGATTGCTCAAGTTCTGAATAATCCAGAGGATGTTGGTCTTAAAAATCGCATCCACGAAGACGTTAAAGCTTTATGCAAACAGTTCCCTCTGTATTAA
- a CDS encoding M23 family metallopeptidase produces the protein MSYTQSMSPGWKQLVKLAGCIISVGTLGSCTTFHTPLSREYFAAGSPPPTQSAARNPSSDQSPYIENEMTFDWPVDSARMTRGFLPHKKRPHLGIDLAAPKGTPILASQTGTVIYAGREFRGYGKMVLIESGDGWATLYAHFDKILVVEGQKVRQGEVIGAMGRTGRATGVHLHFEVRKDRGPIDPLPLLPHVPTAGL, from the coding sequence ATGTCGTATACTCAAAGCATGTCACCAGGATGGAAACAGCTCGTAAAACTTGCAGGATGCATTATTTCAGTAGGAACTTTAGGTTCCTGCACAACCTTTCATACTCCCCTTTCCCGGGAGTATTTTGCTGCCGGATCTCCGCCACCGACTCAAAGTGCCGCGCGAAATCCTAGCTCAGATCAAAGTCCTTACATCGAAAATGAAATGACCTTTGACTGGCCCGTAGACAGCGCTCGTATGACCAGAGGTTTTTTACCTCACAAGAAACGACCGCACCTAGGGATTGATTTAGCAGCTCCAAAAGGAACGCCTATATTGGCCTCTCAGACCGGCACAGTGATCTATGCAGGTCGTGAGTTCCGTGGCTACGGAAAAATGGTTCTAATCGAGTCTGGCGACGGCTGGGCAACACTGTATGCTCACTTTGATAAGATCCTTGTGGTTGAAGGTCAAAAGGTTCGCCAGGGTGAAGTGATCGGCGCCATGGGAAGAACTGGCAGAGCCACGGGAGTGCACTTGCATTTTGAGGTTCGCAAGGACAGAGGGCCCATTGACCCTCTACCGCTACTTCCTCATGTGCCGACGGCGGGACTTTAA